The Anguilla anguilla isolate fAngAng1 chromosome 4, fAngAng1.pri, whole genome shotgun sequence genome has a window encoding:
- the mastl gene encoding serine/threonine-protein kinase greatwall — MEGGDKPDGSALCISSVHEAPRAPTIEDFVVLKPVSRGAFGKVFLARKKCNSRLYAIKVVRKADMVDKNMTDQMKAERDALALSKSPFIVHLFYSLQTVTKMYLVMEYLIGGDVKSLLHIYGYFEEDMAVKYVSEVALALDYLHRHGIIHRDLKPDNMLISNEGHIKLTDFGLSKVKLDRELNLVDILTTPSLVKPKQDYFRTPGQVLSLISSLGLNTPAVEGKRHSSTSAVSSPMSCSKVDQCRRSFISPVIMRQKEHLFSPVCSERKLHGSCYPHHSVFSPGLLARSLTPRLLKSRKRIETSSTSSQSCLFPSTTESEGCVSPLWEDELEMEELENVPHPHGRDTGGKVGNPFAASKLPGETVVQDFRKPGRDSALAPLDNLDLRLRPQRGSLEESSKNKQGDPERSRPLPWKPAPLSNPAGKCSSAEAVHRCSSVAQPTGDQPPAEATSSLKRGFEQVEKSPEGGDGVAEESDGKHKRFCRAPAGGASASARTGLTGVFAAVQLDGFGDGVPPARSAPVAKNLLSELDDPCRDGGGGGAGAKAHSSPASSPEDDGSPRGSLSLDSDGSLQDMSVVSNGDREVPQLDDSRKGGSLSSLFEEMDEGIGGPTVGPWKRTPRARAGGAERERSLGFRPLQASGTVRSPALLRPRNVVAFRSYCSSINRSNMSASSRLSLGSAEVMDISTSPSFYSLSATMTPVQKRNPSSTSSLLQTPQQATSHTPFRTPKSVRRGPAPVEGGAVLGTPDYLAPELLLGKPHDYMVDWWALGVCLFEFLTGVPPFNDETPQLVFQNILNRDIPWPDGEEELSLNARNAIEILLTMDKTRRAGLKELKGHTLLEGLDWDNLQNQAMPFVPQPDDETDTSYFEARNKAQHLALSGFSL; from the exons GTGGTGAGAAAGGCGGATATGGTCGACAAAAATATGACAGATCAGATGAAGGCCGAGAGAGATGCACTGGCTCTCAGCAAGAGTCCCTTCATCGTTCACTTATTCTATTCTCTTCAGACGGTCACCAAAATGTATCTG GTTATGGAATATCTTATTGGTGGAGATGTTAAATCACTTCTTCACATATATGGCTATTTTGAGGAAGACATGGCAGTGAAGTATGTGTCAGAGGTGGCACTTGCTTTGGACTATCTGCACAGGCACGGAATCATTCACAG AGATCTGAAACCAGATAACATGCTCATCTCTAACGAAGGACACATCAAGCTCACAGACTTTGGCCTCTCCAAAGTCAAGCTTGATCGAG AGTTGAACCTTGTGGATATCCTAACAACACCTTCCTTAGTGAAGCCAAAACAAGATTATTTTCGTACTCCTGGTCAAGTCTTATCATTGATAAGCTCCCTTGGTCTT AACACCCCTGCGGTGGAAGGCAAACGTCACAGCAGCACCTCGGCTGTGTCCAGCCCCATGTCCTGCAGCAAAGTGGACCAGTGCAGGAGGTCCTTCATCTCGCCTGTGATAATGAGGCAGAAGGAGCACCTGTTCTCCCCCGTGTGCTCTGAGCGAAAGCTCCATGGGAGTTGTT ACCCCCACCACAGCGTGTTCAGTCCTGGTCTTCTGGCCAGGAGTTTGACCCCGAGGCTCCTGAAGTCCCGGAAGAGGATCGAAACCTCAAGCACCAGCAGCCAATCCTGTCTCTTCCCTTCTACGACAGAGTCTGAAGGCTGTGTGAGCCCCCTATGGGAGGACGAGCTG gAAATGGAAGAGTTGGAAAATGTTCCTCATCCACACGGGAGAGATACAGGTGGCAAAGTGGGCAATCCGTTTGCTGCCTCTAAGCTACCCGGGGAAACGGTGGTTCAGGATTTTAGAAAACCTGGCCGTGATTCGGCTCTGGCCCCGCTGGACAACCTGGACCTGAGGTTGCGCCCTCAGAGGGGGTCACTGGAGGAGtcctccaaaaacaaacagggcGACCCAGAACGTTCCCGCCCCTTGCCTTGGAAACCCGCCCCGCTCAGCAACCCAGCGGGGAAGTGCTCATCTGCCGAGGCTGTTCACCGCTGCTCCTCAGTCGCCCAGCCAACGGGCGATCAGCCGCCCGCCGAGGCCACTTCGTCTCTGAAAAGGGGCTTCGAGCAGGTGGAGAAAAGTCCCGAGGGCGGCGACGGCGTGGCCGAGGAGAGCGACGGCAAGCATAAGCGGTTCTGCCGGGCCCCTGCTGGCGGAGCCTCCGCCTCCGCCCGCACCGGCCTGACCGGGGTGTTCGCGGCCGTTCAGCTCGACGGCTTCGGGGACGGGGTGCCGCCGGCCAGGTCAGCCCCTGTGGCCAAGAACCTGCTGAGCGAGCTGGACGACCCGTGCAGGgacggcgggggcggcggcgcgggGGCCAAGGCCCACTCCAGCCCGGCCTCCTCGCCCGAGGACGACGGCAGCCCCAGGGGGAGCCTGAGCCTGGACTCGGACGGCTCGCTGCAAGACATGTCCGTGGTCTCCAACGGCGACCGAGAGGTCCCGCAGCTGGACGACTCCCGGAAGGGCGGATCGCTGTCGTCGTTGTTCGAGGAAATGGACGAGGGGATTGGCGGCCCCACGGTCGGGCCCTGGAAGCGCACCCCGAGGGCcagggcgggcggggccgaACGTGAACGCTCCCTCGGGTTCCGCCCTTTGCAGGCGAGCGGGACCGTGAGGTCTCCCGCTCTCCTGAGGCCGCGGAACGTGGTGGCGTTCAGGAGTTACTGCAGCTCCATCAACAGGTCCAACATGTCCGCCAGCTCACGCCTCAGCCTGGGGTCAGCCGAAGTGATGGACATATCCACCTCACCCTCCTTCTACAGTCTCTCGGCAACCATGACTCCCGTGCAGAAGCGCAATCCCAGCTCCACCAGCTCTCTCCTCCAG ACGCCGCAGCAGGCGACCTCTCACACCCCTTTCAGGACGCCGAAGAGCGTCCGCAGGGGCCCCGCGCCTGTGGAAGGGGGGGCCGTCCTGGGTACACCAGACTATCTGGCTCCAGAGCTTCTCCTGGGCAAGCCCCACG ATTACATGGTGGACTGGTGGGCACTGGGTGTCTGCCTGTTTGAATTCCTGACCGGCGTGCCTCCATTCAACGATGAAACTCCACAGCTGgtgttccagaacattctcaACAGAG ataTCCCGTGGCCAGATGGTGAAGAGGAGCTGTCTCTTAATGCGAGGAATGCGATTGAGATCCTTCTCACCATGGACAAGACCAGGAGAGCTGGCCTGAAAG AGCTGAAGGGCCACACCCTCTTGGAAGGCCTGGACTGGGACAACCTCCAGAATCAGGCCATGCCCTTCGTCCCTCAGCCAGACGACGAAACGGACACTTCGTACTTCGAGGCCCGGAACAAGGCGCAGCACCTCGCCCTTTCAGGGTTCAGCCTGTAG